In Triticum urartu cultivar G1812 chromosome 6, Tu2.1, whole genome shotgun sequence, the following proteins share a genomic window:
- the LOC125516987 gene encoding mitochondrial import inner membrane translocase subunit TIM17-2-like, translating to METATPTTEQTAPRPSIIEKVRRHAIFGGVLGSAVYFSQGATKSPSGSRLFGGALAVPRNVLKIGTFAAWYGAAKSVRCAVAPDYPFETTVAWAATNALFAMRHGRRAACRSGLKGAALGVVADMAQYGVKRFLASRRSRAEERRIARESAACPAGIPADACPAYFVCVLGVLCMLVKL from the coding sequence ATGGAGACGGCAACACCGACGACCGAGCAGACGGCGCCGCGGCCTAGCATCATCGAAAAGGTCCGCCGCCACGCAATCTTCGGCGGCGTCCTCGGCTCCGCCGTGTACTTCTCCCAGGGCGCTACCAAGTCGCCCAGCGGGAGCCGCCTCTTCGGCGGGGCTCTGGCGGTCCCGAGGAACGTGCTCAAGATCGGCACCTTTGCGGCCTGGTATGGCGCCGCCAAGTCGGTCAGGTGCGCCGTCGCCCCGGACTACCCCTTTGAAACCACGGTCGCCTGGGCCGCCACCAACGCCCTCTTCGCCATGCGCCACGGGAGGCGCGCGGCCTGCCGCTCCGGGCTCAAAGGTGCGGCCCTAGGCGTGGTCGCCGACATGGCCCAGTATGGCGTCAAACGCTTCCTTGCCTCACGGCGGTCACGGGCAGAGGAGCGCCGCATAGCCCGTGAGTCGGCTGCTTGCCCGGCTGGGATTCCCGCCGACGCATGTCCTGCTTACTTTGTTTGTGTTTTAGGAGTGCTTTGCATGCTTGTCAAACTGTAA